The sequence AGGTCCAGCTCGGCGTCCAGAGCGATGACCCAGAAGTAATACTTGTGCTGGCCGTGGCCTTGCGGCGGCATCGGGCCGTTGTAGCCGACCTTGCCGAAGTCGTTCTTGCCCTGGGTGAAGTCGCCGCAGCCTTCGGCCAGCGACGTGACCGAGCCGGGGATGTTGTACAGGGTCCAGTGTACGAAGCCGTAGGTGCCGTTGGCGCTGATCAGCGGTGCGTCCGGGTCATGGCAGATTACCGCGAAGCTCTTGGTTCCGGCCGGGGCGTTGTTCCAGCTCAGCTGTGGCGAAACATCGACACCTTCGCCGGTGTGCTTGGCAGGAATCGCTCCGTCGTGGGCGAAGGCGCTGCTGGTCAACTGCATGTCATTGGTGAAGGCAAAACCCATGATCAACTCCTTTGCGGTAAGACGAATATGATGAATGTAGTGAGGCTGTTTTTAACGCAGTATTGCCAACGCAGGTAGTTTTTCAGAGGCTCCCTAGCGTATCAGGGCGCTAAGCAGCCATAGCCCCAGTAAAATCCAGACCACACCGCGCACGAAGCGCTTGCGAAACAGCCCCTGAACCCCGATGTAGATCAGAAACAGCCCAAGAATCACGGCGGCGATCGTCAGGATGTTGCTGTCCACGCCCAGGGCGTTGGCAAAGCCATTGACGAACGCCGAGCTGGCGTTGCTCAGGGCAGTGAACAGCCACAACAGGCTGTCGATGATCACTCGGATGATGGTGCCGATGGCCGAACCGAGCCATTCAAACGGGTTGGAGCTGAGCTGCATGCAAAATTCGCTGTGCGGTGAGTAAGGGCCCTACCTTAAAGCCACAGGCGGCCAGCGACAAGCACCGGCGCACCCTTGGCTCGTCAGGACTGGCACGCCTCGTCATTGCGAGCCGCGTAGCGGTAAAGCAATCCAGGCGGAGGTGATCTGGCACCCTCCGCCCGGCGCTTCCAAGCCCTGTGGCTTAGTCCAGCCGCTCAATGACCGCGGCAACACCCTGACCCAGACCGATACACAGGCTGACCAGCGCGTAGCGCTTGCCGGTCCGTTCTAGCTGGCGCAGAGCGGTCAGGGTCAGACGGGCACCGGAGGCGCCAAGCGGGTGGCCGACGGCAATGGCGCCGCCATTCGGGTTCAGACGCGGATCGTCGAAGGCGATGCCGAGCTGCTTGCAGCAACCCAGCACCTGAGCGGCAAAGGCTTCGTTGATTTCGATCACGTCCATGTCGGTCAGGCTCAGACCAGCGCGGGCCAACGCCTTTTTGCAGGCTTCCACCGGCCCCAGGCCCATCACCCGTGGCTCGACCCCGGATACGGCACCGGCCAGGATACGCGCGCGCGGCTTGACGCCGTATTTCTCGCCGACGGCCTGGCTACCGATGATCAGCGCGGCGGCGCCGTCGTTTACCCCTGAGGCGTTGCCAGCGGTAACCACGCCGCCCTCGAACAGCGAACGCAGGCCGGACAGGGCGGCCAGATCGCTATCCGGGCGCGGGTGTTCGTCCTGGTCAACCAGTTTGGCTGGCTTCTTGCGGCCCTGAGATACTTCGATCGGGTGGATTTCCCCGGCGAAGAAACCCTCGGCCCGGGCCTTTTCGTACAGCGCCTGGCTGCGCGCGGCGTAAGCGTCGGCCTCTTCACGGCTGATACCCAGATCGGCGGCGACGTTGTCAGCAGTTTGCGGCATGGTGTCGTCACCGTACTGCTTTTCCACCTTGGGGTTGGGGAAGCGCGCGCCGATGGTGCTGTCGAAGGCACGGAATTCGCGCGAATAAGGGCTTTCGCTCTTGGCGATGACGAAGGGCGCACGGCTCATGCTTTCGGCGCCACCGGCGACGAACAGTTCGCCTTCGCCAGCCTTGACCGCACGGGCGGCATCCAGAATGGCGGCCAGACCGGAGCCGCACAGGCGGTTCACGGTGACCCCGGCCACCTGTGGCGGCAGACCGGCCAGCAGGCCAGCGTGGCGGGCCAGGTTGCGGGCGTCCTCACCGGCCTGGTTGGTGTTGCCCATGACCACGTCTTCATAGGCCGAAGCTTCGAAGGCGTTGCGGCTGACCACCGCGCGGATCACCTCGGCCAGCAGGTCATCGGGACGCACGCTGGCCAGGGCGCCAGCGTGGCGGCCGAAGGGGGAACGCAAACCATCATAGATATAGGCAGTCATGAACTTACTCCTGGGTGTCCGGGGTGGTCAGCGGCAGGTCGAGCTGGACGCGGCGACGCAGCCAGGGGCTGGGCCGGTAGCGCGGCTCGGCATAGACCGCCTGCAAATTGTTCAGCACGGCAAGGATGCGGCCTTTGCCGTAGTGTTCGCCAAAGGCCAGCGGGCCTTTCGGGTAGCCGAGCGCCAGTTGGATGGCGCGGTCGATGCTGTCCGGGCTGGTGATGCCTTTTTGCACGATCTCGCAGCCGAGATTGACCACGCTG is a genomic window of Halopseudomonas phragmitis containing:
- a CDS encoding YbhB/YbcL family Raf kinase inhibitor-like protein, with amino-acid sequence MGFAFTNDMQLTSSAFAHDGAIPAKHTGEGVDVSPQLSWNNAPAGTKSFAVICHDPDAPLISANGTYGFVHWTLYNIPGSVTSLAEGCGDFTQGKNDFGKVGYNGPMPPQGHGQHKYYFWVIALDAELDLPAGLSLWELLAKIEPHAKAMNRLIGTYQRG
- a CDS encoding 3-oxoadipyl-CoA thiolase — protein: MTAYIYDGLRSPFGRHAGALASVRPDDLLAEVIRAVVSRNAFEASAYEDVVMGNTNQAGEDARNLARHAGLLAGLPPQVAGVTVNRLCGSGLAAILDAARAVKAGEGELFVAGGAESMSRAPFVIAKSESPYSREFRAFDSTIGARFPNPKVEKQYGDDTMPQTADNVAADLGISREEADAYAARSQALYEKARAEGFFAGEIHPIEVSQGRKKPAKLVDQDEHPRPDSDLAALSGLRSLFEGGVVTAGNASGVNDGAAALIIGSQAVGEKYGVKPRARILAGAVSGVEPRVMGLGPVEACKKALARAGLSLTDMDVIEINEAFAAQVLGCCKQLGIAFDDPRLNPNGGAIAVGHPLGASGARLTLTALRQLERTGKRYALVSLCIGLGQGVAAVIERLD